The genomic interval TCGTCTGGACGCCGCCGGAGCGCGCGTACAGCGCGGACGCCGACGCCGACCGGTGCGCGCGCATCGCGCCGGTCGCAGAACTCGTGGCGGAACTCGCGCTCGCCGGGCGCTACGAACTCGCGATGACCGTCAACGGCTTCGCCTTTTGCGCCGCGCTCGACCAACCGACCGCCCCCGCCGTGGACGCCCTCCCGCTCGCCGACGGCGTCAGCCTCTCCGGCACCGGCCCGAGCCACGTCGCCGTCGGCCCCGAGGACGCCCTCAAAGAGGTACGAGAACTATGGAACGAGAGACCCGGAACGACGCTACTGACGACGACACGAACGACCGGCGGCCGCGTGCTGACGACATGACCCTCGACGAACTCCGCGAGGAGATCGAGGACATCGACCACGACCTCGTCGAACTCATCGCGCGCCGCACCTACGTCGCGGACAGCGTCGCCCAAGTCAAGGAAGAACAGGGCCTCGCCACCACCGACGAGGAACAGGAAGACGCCGTCATGGAACGCGCCGGCCGCTACGCCGACACCTACGACGTGGACGAGAACATGGTGAAAGCCATCTTCCGGTTGCTCATCGAACTGAACAAGATAGAACAGCGCGAGAAACGGTAGCCTCCGACACTCGGGTACTGGATTCGTATGAAGGGAGAAAGCATCATATATTTGTAGAGTAGGGTTCTATGTGTGCCTGAACGTCCCTCCAGGAGAACACTGCTCAAGTCGGTCGGTACGCTTTCTCTCCCGGCGGTCAGCGCGTCTCCAACGCGTGCACGTACCGGTGATCCTGCCTCTGATTGGTCCGAGTTCGGATATGATTCGGGTAATTCGAGCCACAAACCGGCAGCTACTGCTCCGACCGCTCTCTCGACGCGCTGGACTGCAGCGGTCGATGGCCGAATCGACGCACCGCTCGTCACCGGGGATTCGCTGGTGTTCGTCGCGACGCGGGCGAACACGCTGTACGCGCTCGATACGGCCGATGGAACGGTAGAATGGACGGCCGCTACCAGTGGCGGGCTGATGGCGGCACCGCTCGTCGCGGATGGAACCGTGTTCGCGAGCGCGACGGACGGCTCCGTCTATGCGTTCGACGCGGAAACCGGCTCCCAGGAGTGGCGCGTCCAACCGTGGGAGAAGGGAACCGCCAATACGTCCGGAATCAAAACGGACGGACACTCGCTGTACCTCACGCTCGCGAACAGTGGTGTGTACGCCATTGACCCGGCTGACGGCGGCGTCCGCTGGACGC from Salarchaeum japonicum carries:
- a CDS encoding chorismate mutase; this translates as MERETRNDATDDDTNDRRPRADDMTLDELREEIEDIDHDLVELIARRTYVADSVAQVKEEQGLATTDEEQEDAVMERAGRYADTYDVDENMVKAIFRLLIELNKIEQREKR